A genomic window from Microbaculum marinisediminis includes:
- a CDS encoding chloride channel protein — MIGLLRRGIGLVGDWIAPNVRVFIGSRQPVVWLTAIVVGVAAAVGAILFRLGIAVFQLPWLGTMSEHVATAARAAPWWMVLLAPAAGGLIVGLLLQYFMPGKRVEVVADVIEARALPSHQLTMRVGLGSAFISALSLGTGASAGREGPVVHLGASLAAALTRLLSLPMAARRTLLGCGVAAAISASFNAPIAGVLFAHEVILGHFAPTAFVPIVIASTVAAVISRTWFGDFPAFVVPHYQVTSYWEVPAFALLGLTCGLVAILFQFGLIGTDWLARRTPMPLILRPVLGGLAVGAIGLAFPEILGVGYEATDLALRHQLPLTIMLSLIVVKTAATAITLASRFGGGIFSPSLYLGAMTGGAFGLIAASAFPDMASSHGLYAILGMGAVAGAVLGAPISTTLIVFELTGGYALSIALLLTVSIANGFNRAIHGRSYFQWQLESRGLFLTEGAHRRIVRNVRVSDFMRPLASGEMPQQIESEETPTLKADDILEVALRRFDETGNPHLPVVSRTEPPMVIGWAHQIDALERFSKELVEANVEEHR, encoded by the coding sequence ATGATCGGTCTGTTGCGTCGCGGTATCGGCCTGGTCGGCGACTGGATCGCTCCGAATGTGCGCGTCTTCATCGGTTCACGCCAGCCAGTCGTCTGGCTGACGGCGATCGTCGTCGGCGTCGCGGCGGCCGTCGGCGCCATCCTCTTCCGGCTCGGCATCGCCGTCTTCCAGCTGCCGTGGCTCGGCACCATGAGCGAGCACGTCGCCACCGCCGCCCGCGCCGCGCCGTGGTGGATGGTGCTGCTCGCGCCTGCCGCCGGCGGCCTGATCGTCGGGCTGCTGCTCCAGTATTTCATGCCCGGGAAACGCGTCGAGGTCGTCGCCGACGTCATCGAGGCGCGCGCCCTGCCCTCGCACCAGCTGACCATGCGCGTCGGCCTCGGCAGCGCCTTCATCTCCGCGCTGTCGCTGGGAACCGGGGCCAGCGCCGGGCGCGAGGGGCCCGTCGTCCATCTCGGTGCCTCGCTCGCCGCCGCCCTCACGCGCCTGCTCAGCCTGCCGATGGCGGCGCGCCGCACGCTGCTCGGCTGCGGCGTCGCCGCGGCGATCTCGGCCTCGTTCAACGCTCCCATCGCCGGCGTCCTGTTCGCCCACGAGGTCATCCTCGGCCATTTCGCACCGACCGCCTTCGTGCCGATCGTCATCGCCTCGACGGTCGCCGCCGTCATCTCGCGCACCTGGTTCGGCGATTTTCCCGCCTTCGTGGTGCCGCACTATCAGGTGACCTCGTACTGGGAGGTGCCGGCCTTCGCGCTGCTGGGCCTGACCTGCGGGCTGGTCGCGATCCTGTTCCAGTTCGGCCTGATCGGCACCGACTGGCTGGCCCGCCGCACGCCGATGCCGCTAATCCTGCGCCCGGTCCTCGGCGGCCTGGCGGTCGGCGCCATCGGCCTGGCCTTCCCCGAGATCCTCGGCGTCGGCTACGAGGCGACCGATCTCGCGCTGCGGCACCAGTTGCCGCTGACGATCATGCTGTCGCTGATCGTGGTGAAGACCGCGGCGACCGCCATCACGCTGGCGAGCCGCTTCGGCGGCGGCATCTTCTCGCCCTCGCTCTATCTCGGCGCCATGACCGGCGGCGCCTTCGGCCTGATCGCCGCCAGCGCCTTCCCGGACATGGCCTCCAGCCACGGTCTCTATGCCATCCTCGGCATGGGCGCGGTCGCCGGCGCCGTGCTGGGCGCGCCGATCTCGACGACGCTGATCGTGTTCGAGCTCACCGGCGGCTACGCGCTCTCCATCGCGCTGCTTCTGACCGTCTCCATCGCCAACGGCTTCAACCGGGCGATCCACGGCCGATCCTATTTCCAGTGGCAGCTGGAAAGCCGCGGCCTGTTCCTGACCGAGGGAGCCCACCGCCGCATCGTCCGCAACGTCCGCGTGTCCGACTTCATGCGCCCACTCGCCTCCGGCGAGATGCCGCAACAGATCGAATCCGAGGAAACGCCGACCCTCAAGGCCGACGACATCCTCGAAGTTGCCCTGCGCCGCTTCGACGAGACCGGCAATCCGCATCTTCCGGTCGTCTCCCGCACCGAACCGCCCATGGTGATCGGCTGGGCCCACCAGATCGACGCGCTGGAACGGTTTTCCAAGGAACTGGTGGAAGCCAACGTCGAGGAGCACCGGTAA
- the clcA gene encoding H(+)/Cl(-) exchange transporter ClcA gives MAKKQGETRRTEGRFFLLAALVGIGAGVGGTALHLSVDALMTWPRLLVDQVGKGALAVVLAALITALMVVLSAAIVRRYAPEAAGSGVQEVEGALEGLRPLRWRRVLPVKFVAGVLSLSSGLVLGREGPTIHIGASIAAAVSDWRRLGKLERNGLIAAGAAAGLAAAFNAPLASVLFVIEETRRQFPYTFKTYMGVTIACVLSAFVTEDIAGVGPDLDIAVAAVPLWSLTAFLGLGLVIGALGVLFNFLVLRGLNLAAAIGARAPHAVPIGVGLVIGALVIVLPEATMGHEELILELVAAKNGAILLLAVVAVRLITSVASYSSGVPGGIFAPILTLAACTGLAFGGVLGTVLPDFGPVSVALAVAAMGGLFTASVRAPLVGVVLTLELTGAYEILLPVLVTCLVANVTAEWLGGRPIYEQLLDRTLKRAGIERTRPERETSGLA, from the coding sequence GTGGCGAAGAAGCAAGGCGAAACGCGGCGCACGGAGGGGCGTTTCTTTCTGCTCGCCGCACTTGTCGGCATCGGCGCCGGGGTCGGCGGCACCGCGCTGCACCTGTCCGTCGACGCGCTGATGACCTGGCCGCGGCTGCTGGTCGACCAGGTCGGCAAGGGCGCGCTCGCGGTCGTGCTGGCGGCCCTGATCACGGCCCTGATGGTTGTTCTGTCGGCGGCGATCGTGCGCCGGTACGCCCCGGAAGCCGCCGGCAGCGGCGTTCAGGAGGTCGAGGGTGCGCTGGAAGGCCTGCGGCCGCTGCGCTGGCGCAGGGTGCTGCCGGTCAAGTTCGTCGCCGGCGTGCTGTCGCTGTCCTCCGGTCTCGTGTTGGGCCGCGAAGGCCCCACCATCCATATCGGCGCGTCCATCGCCGCGGCGGTGTCGGACTGGCGCAGGCTGGGCAAGCTCGAGCGCAACGGGCTGATCGCCGCCGGGGCCGCGGCGGGGCTCGCGGCCGCCTTCAACGCGCCGCTCGCCTCGGTGCTGTTCGTCATCGAGGAGACCCGGCGGCAGTTTCCCTACACCTTCAAGACCTACATGGGCGTCACCATCGCGTGCGTCCTGTCGGCCTTCGTGACCGAGGACATCGCCGGGGTCGGACCGGATCTCGATATCGCGGTGGCCGCGGTGCCGCTGTGGAGCCTGACCGCCTTCCTGGGGCTCGGTCTGGTCATCGGCGCGCTCGGCGTTTTGTTCAACTTCCTGGTGCTCAGGGGCCTCAATCTCGCCGCGGCCATCGGCGCGCGCGCGCCCCACGCGGTGCCGATCGGCGTCGGGCTCGTGATCGGGGCGCTGGTCATCGTGCTGCCCGAGGCGACGATGGGCCACGAGGAACTCATCCTCGAGTTGGTCGCGGCCAAGAACGGCGCGATACTGCTGCTCGCCGTCGTCGCGGTGCGGCTGATCACCTCCGTGGCGAGCTATTCGTCCGGCGTGCCCGGCGGCATCTTCGCGCCGATCCTGACGCTCGCCGCCTGCACGGGACTGGCCTTCGGCGGCGTGCTCGGCACGGTTCTGCCGGACTTCGGGCCGGTCTCGGTCGCCCTTGCCGTCGCCGCGATGGGGGGACTGTTCACCGCCTCCGTCCGTGCGCCGCTGGTCGGCGTCGTGCTGACGCTGGAACTCACCGGCGCCTACGAGATCCTGCTGCCCGTGCTGGTGACGTGCCTGGTCGCCAACGTCACGGCGGAATGGCTCGGCGGCCGGCCGATCTACGAGCAGCTTCTCGACCGCACGCTGAAGCGGGCGGGGATCGAACGCACCAGACCGGAACGCGAGACGAGCGGCCTCGCGTGA
- a CDS encoding thioesterase family protein, whose translation MPDIPADTPMPTPFVSTVMTVQPEWIDYNGHLNMAYYHVLFDRGIDQAVLLLGLSEEYMKTRQASFFTVEAHVCYLREIGLDDPVRVRLRLLDHDGKRAHFFEELVHAEEGWTAATLEQMSLHVDMTARKAARWPDDVLERLQAMQTAHAGLPVPPQVGRVMKIRR comes from the coding sequence ATGCCCGATATCCCAGCCGATACCCCGATGCCCACCCCGTTCGTCTCGACGGTCATGACCGTCCAGCCGGAATGGATCGACTACAACGGCCACCTGAACATGGCCTACTATCATGTCCTGTTCGACCGCGGCATCGACCAGGCGGTCCTGCTGCTCGGCCTGAGCGAGGAGTACATGAAGACCCGCCAGGCGTCCTTCTTCACCGTCGAGGCGCATGTCTGCTACCTGCGCGAGATCGGGCTCGACGATCCGGTCCGCGTCCGCCTGCGGCTGCTCGACCACGACGGCAAGCGCGCCCATTTCTTCGAGGAACTGGTGCATGCCGAGGAGGGCTGGACCGCCGCCACGCTGGAACAGATGTCGCTGCATGTCGACATGACCGCCAGAAAGGCGGCCCGGTGGCCGGACGATGTGCTGGAACGCCTTCAGGCGATGCAGACCGCCCATGCCGGGCTGCCGGTCCCGCCGCAGGTCGGCCGGGTGATGAAGATCCGGCGCTAG
- a CDS encoding FAD-binding oxidoreductase produces MSGTVQWGVREAGDLGAALAALSGRFHNRLSTAQAVREQHGHTTTWHDNMPPDAVVFAQSTEDVVDVVKICAEHRVPIIPFGTGTSLEGQVNAPYGGISIDLSQMDQVLDVHAEDLDCVVQPGVTRKRLNEELRATGLFFPIDPGADASIGGMVGTRASGTNAVRYGTMKDNVLALKAVMADGSVIHTGTRAKKSSAGYDLTRLLVGSEGTLGIVTEITLKLHGIPEAVAGGVCPFQTLEDACNAVIATIQSGIPVARIELLDDLQVRASNAYSKLELREVPTLFLEFHGTEAGVKEQSELFGEIAEDLGGGPFEWADDPDVRARLWQARHDAYFADLYLRPGVDGVATDVCVPISRLAECILATKADIDRLGLVAPIVGHVGDGNFHVSVMVDMDDKAEVARVESFMEALVERAIAMDGTCTGEHGVGHGKTKYLDAELGGAVDVMKTIKKALDPLNILNPGKIVRI; encoded by the coding sequence ATGTCGGGTACGGTGCAGTGGGGTGTGAGGGAAGCCGGCGATCTCGGCGCGGCTCTGGCGGCGTTGTCCGGCCGGTTCCATAACCGGCTGAGCACGGCGCAGGCGGTGCGCGAGCAGCACGGGCACACCACCACCTGGCACGACAACATGCCCCCGGACGCCGTCGTCTTCGCCCAATCGACCGAGGACGTGGTCGATGTGGTGAAGATCTGCGCCGAACATCGCGTTCCGATCATTCCCTTCGGCACGGGAACGTCGCTCGAAGGCCAGGTAAACGCGCCGTATGGCGGCATATCGATCGATCTCAGCCAGATGGACCAGGTGCTCGACGTCCATGCCGAGGACCTCGACTGCGTGGTCCAGCCCGGCGTCACCCGCAAGCGGCTCAACGAGGAACTGCGGGCCACCGGGCTGTTCTTCCCGATCGATCCCGGTGCGGACGCCAGCATCGGCGGTATGGTCGGCACGCGCGCGTCCGGCACCAACGCCGTGCGCTACGGCACCATGAAGGACAACGTGCTGGCGCTGAAGGCGGTGATGGCAGACGGCTCGGTGATCCATACCGGCACGCGGGCGAAGAAGTCCTCGGCGGGCTACGACCTGACCAGGCTCCTCGTCGGCTCGGAAGGCACGCTCGGCATCGTCACCGAGATCACGTTGAAACTGCACGGCATTCCCGAGGCGGTCGCCGGCGGCGTCTGCCCGTTCCAGACGCTCGAGGACGCCTGCAACGCGGTGATCGCGACCATCCAGTCGGGCATCCCGGTCGCCAGGATCGAGTTGCTCGACGATTTGCAGGTGCGCGCCTCCAACGCCTATTCCAAGCTGGAGCTGCGCGAGGTTCCCACGCTGTTCCTGGAGTTCCACGGCACCGAGGCCGGCGTGAAGGAGCAGTCCGAGCTGTTCGGCGAGATCGCCGAGGATCTCGGCGGCGGGCCGTTCGAATGGGCCGACGACCCCGACGTGCGCGCCCGGCTGTGGCAGGCGCGGCACGATGCCTATTTCGCCGACCTGTACCTTCGGCCCGGCGTCGACGGCGTCGCCACCGACGTGTGCGTGCCAATCTCGCGCCTTGCCGAATGCATTCTGGCGACCAAGGCCGATATCGACCGGCTCGGGCTGGTGGCGCCGATCGTCGGCCATGTCGGCGACGGCAATTTCCACGTCTCGGTGATGGTCGACATGGACGACAAGGCCGAGGTCGCGCGGGTCGAGTCCTTCATGGAGGCGCTGGTCGAGCGCGCCATCGCCATGGACGGCACCTGCACCGGCGAGCACGGTGTCGGTCACGGCAAGACGAAGTATCTCGATGCGGAACTCGGCGGCGCCGTCGACGTGATGAAGACGATCAAAAAGGCGCTCGATCCACTGAATATTCTGAACCCTGGGAAAATTGTCCGCATATAG
- a CDS encoding AsmA-like C-terminal region-containing protein: MNSFLLSLGIAVALILIAAFGAPFFIDWSSYRTYFETRATEMIGRPVVFEGDLNVRIVPFPSLTADGVRIGGPGSGEGIERIDVRAGLTPLLSGELDITDLILERPRAVLRIDGAGRIAWGEAGDLMTPPVDPDRVAIKRFEIVEGEFAVEDARSGETQMLTGVNLSGSATSLLGPVKVEGGGVLNGERYTVRVATGRVTEDGSGMRIKASILPAARPMAVELDGALLRIEDVLAFDGRLIMERPAPDPDTATWRMDGRLTASAEQLVLEDLSVRLGTETQNVSLAGAANVRLGADPRFDAVISARQVDLDRAFGAGPDSPVSPSQAIARLGALLDPDIFPLPGHLALDVESTVLSGGLLEGLSIDLEVDAATWSLERATVSAPGRTSLGLAGTIGFGGEAPVFDGAARLSTDQATVFANWVFGPQARLPGFAIPAGDLDASGQLRIDGAGMMFDRAEVRTGDSRIEGSIGYRAPTSGSRGAVALSLTADELDLSKRGARPLRDEITVAGAVEALLSGVDLELELGVGNLAVDTIQARDVLVSGRVSEGDMRFDRLEIGDIGGARLAGGGEIRSYAKAPDGTLGLEVSAGSLTGVVAALRALDLPALADALDERAQSLVPAAVTVDLSATRTETGSRGTLTLAGTLDGSRLDGSFGYDGAIDDLGAAAITVAVDAANPDGAGLARQIGLIATEAGAVPGRISLAAKGRPRDAVTFTLETAGIGIDGTAEGSARWPRAGGKEITAEIGIGIANAEAMLALAGIAVPPDGGTALRVDGTLSVTDDIWRMSGLTIGHGGDPVTGALTVDLGGAERIVGGRLETARIDLAWLLGALVGADAVQFPDAAYGDPAWPSMALIPARKPGWRGRIELHTPEFTLFDDLALKGAETIFSFDARRVSLETLRGDLVGGRLVAGFDLTEADGVAVLSGRAELADGRLEEIVWKERGRAVATGAVSAGVEFDGRGRSLAAIVASLSGTGSFKVTDGALRRFNPNAFDQIVSAADAGLDLTEDRVRQTFAAHLDSGSLPFETLEGAFSITSGILRASTIRIDAEALTSFASATVDLPVLGLDSEWTLRTDAEEEGGRSREVGVVFAGPIDAPTRQIDVSPLLGYLTVRAFEQEVERLETLQSEILERQKLGRELIRQGEERARRARESQERARQEQDRQERDRQERERQKREREEEEAKRRAAEEAAAEDARRQAEEAARRRAREQAQPPASPQAPPPVRPPSPLPQMESQGGPVGIEDTSELQRRIEEILREVPSERDGDLPVGGAIAREPVAPPAPAPGTTTPAPGTPAPPLGEPLVISPQPGRPQAAPSQIGPTQIVPPQTIIRETPEPLVENPVEPDDRVFR, translated from the coding sequence GTGAACTCGTTCCTGCTATCGCTGGGAATTGCCGTCGCGCTCATCCTGATCGCGGCGTTCGGCGCGCCGTTCTTTATCGACTGGTCGAGCTACCGGACCTATTTCGAAACGCGCGCCACCGAAATGATCGGCCGGCCGGTCGTTTTCGAGGGCGATCTGAACGTTCGCATCGTGCCGTTCCCCAGCCTGACCGCCGACGGCGTGCGGATCGGCGGGCCGGGCTCCGGCGAGGGCATCGAGCGCATCGACGTGCGCGCCGGCCTGACGCCGCTTCTGAGCGGCGAGCTGGACATCACCGACCTCATCCTCGAGCGGCCCCGTGCCGTGCTGCGCATCGACGGGGCGGGCCGCATCGCCTGGGGCGAGGCCGGCGACCTGATGACGCCGCCGGTCGATCCCGACCGCGTCGCCATCAAGCGCTTCGAGATCGTCGAGGGCGAATTCGCCGTCGAGGACGCGCGTTCGGGCGAGACGCAGATGCTGACCGGCGTCAACCTGAGCGGTTCGGCGACGTCGCTACTCGGGCCGGTCAAGGTGGAGGGCGGCGGCGTCCTGAACGGCGAGCGCTACACGGTCCGGGTCGCGACGGGCCGCGTCACCGAAGACGGCAGCGGCATGCGGATCAAGGCGTCGATCCTGCCGGCCGCCAGGCCGATGGCGGTGGAGCTCGACGGCGCGCTGCTGCGCATCGAGGACGTCCTCGCCTTCGACGGGCGGCTGATCATGGAACGCCCGGCGCCGGATCCGGATACCGCGACATGGCGGATGGACGGCCGGCTGACCGCGTCTGCCGAGCAGTTGGTGCTGGAGGACCTGTCGGTCCGACTCGGGACTGAGACGCAGAACGTGTCGCTTGCCGGCGCGGCCAACGTCCGGCTTGGTGCCGATCCCCGTTTTGACGCGGTGATCTCGGCGCGGCAGGTCGATCTCGACCGGGCGTTCGGGGCCGGGCCGGACAGTCCGGTCAGCCCGAGCCAGGCGATCGCCCGGCTCGGCGCGCTGCTCGATCCGGACATCTTTCCGCTGCCGGGCCATCTCGCCCTCGATGTGGAGTCGACCGTGCTCTCCGGCGGGCTGCTCGAGGGCCTGTCCATCGACCTGGAGGTCGACGCGGCGACGTGGTCGCTCGAGCGGGCGACCGTATCGGCACCGGGGCGCACCAGCCTCGGGCTGGCCGGAACCATCGGCTTCGGCGGCGAGGCGCCGGTGTTCGACGGCGCCGCCCGCCTTTCGACCGATCAGGCGACGGTCTTCGCCAACTGGGTGTTCGGGCCGCAGGCGCGGCTGCCCGGCTTCGCCATCCCCGCCGGCGACCTGGACGCATCCGGCCAGCTGCGCATCGACGGCGCCGGCATGATGTTCGACCGCGCCGAGGTGCGCACCGGCGACTCCCGCATCGAGGGCTCGATCGGCTACCGCGCGCCGACTTCCGGATCGCGCGGGGCGGTGGCGCTGTCGCTGACGGCGGACGAGCTGGACCTCAGCAAGCGCGGGGCGCGGCCCTTGCGCGACGAGATCACGGTGGCCGGCGCGGTCGAGGCGCTTCTGTCGGGGGTCGACCTGGAACTGGAACTCGGCGTCGGCAATCTGGCGGTCGACACGATCCAGGCGCGCGACGTGCTGGTCTCCGGCCGGGTCTCGGAAGGCGACATGCGCTTCGACCGGCTCGAGATCGGCGATATCGGCGGGGCCAGGCTGGCCGGCGGTGGCGAGATCCGCAGCTATGCCAAGGCGCCCGACGGCACTCTCGGTCTCGAGGTTTCGGCGGGATCGCTCACCGGCGTCGTCGCGGCGCTGCGCGCTCTGGACCTGCCCGCGCTCGCCGACGCCTTGGACGAACGGGCGCAATCGCTGGTCCCCGCCGCTGTGACGGTCGACCTGTCGGCGACGCGGACGGAGACCGGCAGCAGGGGCACGCTGACGCTTGCCGGGACGCTCGACGGCAGCCGGCTCGACGGCAGCTTCGGCTATGACGGCGCGATCGACGATCTCGGCGCGGCGGCGATCACCGTCGCCGTCGACGCCGCCAATCCGGACGGGGCCGGGCTCGCCCGGCAGATCGGACTGATTGCGACGGAGGCCGGAGCCGTACCGGGCAGGATATCGCTGGCGGCGAAGGGCCGGCCGCGCGACGCGGTGACCTTCACGCTGGAAACGGCCGGAATCGGCATCGACGGCACAGCCGAAGGAAGCGCGCGCTGGCCGCGCGCGGGCGGCAAGGAGATCACGGCGGAAATCGGGATCGGCATCGCCAATGCGGAAGCGATGCTGGCGCTCGCCGGTATCGCCGTGCCACCGGATGGCGGCACGGCGCTGCGGGTCGACGGCACCCTGTCGGTGACGGATGACATCTGGCGGATGTCGGGCCTGACGATCGGCCATGGCGGCGATCCGGTCACCGGGGCGCTGACGGTGGACCTGGGCGGAGCGGAGCGGATCGTCGGCGGCAGGCTCGAAACCGCCCGCATCGATCTCGCCTGGCTGCTCGGGGCGCTGGTCGGCGCCGATGCCGTGCAGTTTCCGGACGCTGCCTACGGCGATCCCGCCTGGCCGTCCATGGCGCTGATCCCGGCGCGCAAGCCCGGCTGGCGCGGTCGGATCGAACTTCACACGCCCGAGTTCACGCTGTTCGACGATCTCGCTCTCAAGGGGGCGGAGACGATCTTCAGCTTCGATGCGCGGCGCGTGTCGCTCGAGACCCTCAGGGGCGATCTGGTCGGCGGACGTCTGGTCGCCGGGTTCGACCTGACGGAGGCCGACGGCGTCGCCGTGCTGTCCGGCCGGGCCGAGCTCGCCGACGGGCGCCTGGAGGAAATCGTCTGGAAGGAGCGCGGCAGGGCGGTGGCGACCGGCGCCGTGTCCGCCGGCGTCGAGTTCGACGGGCGCGGCCGCAGCCTCGCCGCCATCGTGGCGTCGCTGTCGGGCACCGGCTCGTTCAAGGTCACAGACGGCGCGCTGCGGCGGTTCAACCCGAATGCCTTCGACCAGATCGTCAGCGCCGCCGACGCCGGGCTCGATCTTACCGAGGACCGCGTTCGCCAGACCTTCGCGGCCCACCTGGATTCCGGCAGCCTGCCGTTCGAGACGCTGGAAGGCGCGTTCTCGATCACCTCCGGCATCCTGAGGGCGAGCACCATCCGCATCGATGCCGAGGCGCTGACGTCCTTCGCCTCGGCAACGGTCGATCTGCCCGTGCTCGGGCTCGATTCCGAATGGACGCTGCGGACCGACGCCGAGGAGGAGGGCGGGCGCAGCCGCGAGGTCGGCGTCGTGTTCGCCGGGCCGATCGACGCGCCGACGCGCCAGATCGACGTCAGTCCGCTGCTCGGCTACCTGACCGTGCGCGCCTTCGAACAGGAGGTCGAACGGCTGGAGACGCTGCAGTCGGAAATTCTCGAGCGGCAGAAGCTCGGCCGCGAGCTCATCCGCCAGGGCGAGGAGCGCGCGCGCCGGGCCCGGGAGAGCCAGGAACGGGCGCGCCAGGAGCAGGACCGCCAGGAACGCGACCGCCAGGAACGTGAGCGTCAGAAACGCGAGCGCGAAGAGGAGGAAGCCAAGCGGCGGGCGGCGGAAGAGGCCGCCGCGGAGGACGCCAGGCGGCAGGCGGAGGAAGCGGCCCGTCGCCGGGCCCGGGAGCAGGCGCAGCCGCCGGCGAGTCCGCAGGCGCCCCCGCCGGTGAGGCCGCCGTCGCCCCTGCCGCAGATGGAGTCGCAAGGCGGTCCTGTCGGCATCGAGGACACGAGCGAACTGCAGCGCCGCATCGAGGAGATCCTGCGCGAGGTGCCCTCGGAGCGGGACGGCGACCTGCCGGTCGGCGGTGCCATCGCGCGCGAGCCGGTCGCGCCTCCGGCCCCCGCGCCCGGCACGACGACTCCCGCGCCCGGCACGCCGGCGCCCCCGCTCGGGGAACCGCTGGTGATCTCGCCGCAGCCGGGCCGGCCCCAGGCGGCCCCTTCCCAGATCGGGCCTACCCAGATCGTGCCGCCGCAGACCATCATCCGCGAGACGCCGGAGCCGTTGGTGGAAAATCCGG